The genome window TCTCTTTATCTAGTTCTTTTTTTAGTTCAAGCTGGATAGCTCCATAAGGCGGACGAATGAGAGTTGGTTCCACTCCTGTTACCTTTTTGATTAAATTATCCGTATCTTGAAATTCCTTTAAGGCTTTCTTGGTATTCATTTTAGTGAGAAGGGGATGATTCCATGAATGATTCCCTATTTCATGCCCGTTCTCAATAGCTTGCCGAAGGACGTTTGGATAATATTGAACACGCTCACCAAGAACAAAAAACGTAGCATGGCCATTATATTTCTTTAATGCTTTGAGAATTTTTTTTGTTGGTTTATTACTTGGACCGTCATCGAATGTTAATGCAATAACTTTTTTGGATGGATCAATTTTTGCTACTTCAGGTAATTCGGTGACCAATTTTTTCGGTTTTGCTTCTGCAAGTAAATTTTTATTTTTCTCTTCCTCTTGATAGATTGCTAGTAATTTATCTTGTAAAATCTCTTTTTTGATGGCAAGTTCTTGAACACCTAGTTTTTCCGCCGCAATTTGGTTAGGAGGAAAATAAAAAAGAATAGAATCATTTAGAACCGCAAAGTTTTGAAAGTTACCTTCATGTGGTGCAGTTCCTTGTTTTACTAACGCTTTGTCTGTTGCCAGGTCTTTATCCTTTATTAATTCTCCATAACTGATTTTTGAAAGGAGAGATAAATAATTGCTTTTTTCTTGGAAAATGTCTTTTAATGAAAGCTGTTTATGTGTCTGTAAATCAAATGTTAAACTTTCTGTTGTCAAATTCCCTTTAGGTCCTGCAGTATATTCAAACGTCTCAAAAAGAATCGAGATTGTTTGCTTGCTGTAATGCGTAATCGTGTAGGAAATATGTAAGGAAGTTTCCTGCGTGTCTGGAACATTTGCTTTTTGAATATGTTTGTCATATTCGGTAATTTTGTTTGTAATATATTTTTTCAGGGCAGCAGTAATTTCTTCATCTGGAAGGATTGGATAGCTGGTCCAGTAGCCTCCATGCTTTTCATCTTTAGTATATGAGTTTATTTCAATTGTCTTATAATTTTGATCATATTGTATTTTGACCTCTGGCTGTTTTTCTGAGGGTTCAGCAGCCTGCTTTTTTTCACTATCGAAAAACTTGAAAATAAATACTAAAAGAGTGAGGCAAATAAAAAGTATAAAAATATTTCTCCATTTTAAGCGTTTCATGTTGTTAACTCCTTACTTGAAATAAAAGGTAATGCTTCATCATTTATATAGACGTAATAGAAGGGGAAATAGTTTTACATTTAGTTAAATTTTTCAAAAAAAGATGGATACAATTATAATTTTGTCGCCAAATAGATTGCAGAACTAGAATTTCCTTTTCATGCGATTCTTGAGGAGGAGGAGGAGACTCCCTGTGGAATCAGCGTTAGTCCTACAGAAAGCACCCTCTGATTCAAGGAGGTTAATACATATACTTTACTCAAATTTATATTTCTAAAAAATGGGGTTTTATCTTAAGTCTGTATGATTAAACTATATTTTTTCTTTAATATAATGAATAAAAAATTTTCTTTGTTTGTAACTTGATAAAAGAAATATTTTTTCGTATAATAATTCTATTAAATGAAAACACTTTCAAACGTAAAAGAAAAGGTGGTAATAATATGGATGCCTATTTATTGATTATTGCATTACTTTCCATTGTCATTGTTATTGTTGGAGTTTCCCTTTTTAAGTGGCATGCTTTTATCAGTTTAACAGTGGCGAGTTTATTTTTAGCTGTTTTTTCAGGACTATCTTTTGATAAGATTGTAAGCGCTTATGAAACAGGAGTAGGTGGCGTATTAGGTCACTTAGTTGGTATATTGGCACTAGGTACAATTTTAGGAAAAATGCTTTCTGAATCAGGTGCAGGCTTAAGAATTGCAAATTATTTTGTAAACGTTTTTGGAGAAAAGAAATTACCTTGGGCTATGTTTTTTTCGGGGTTTATAATTGGAATTCCGGTATTTTTTGAGGTTGGTATTT of Niallia circulans contains these proteins:
- a CDS encoding polysaccharide deacetylase family protein; translation: MKRLKWRNIFILFICLTLLVFIFKFFDSEKKQAAEPSEKQPEVKIQYDQNYKTIEINSYTKDEKHGGYWTSYPILPDEEITAALKKYITNKITEYDKHIQKANVPDTQETSLHISYTITHYSKQTISILFETFEYTAGPKGNLTTESLTFDLQTHKQLSLKDIFQEKSNYLSLLSKISYGELIKDKDLATDKALVKQGTAPHEGNFQNFAVLNDSILFYFPPNQIAAEKLGVQELAIKKEILQDKLLAIYQEEEKNKNLLAEAKPKKLVTELPEVAKIDPSKKVIALTFDDGPSNKPTKKILKALKKYNGHATFFVLGERVQYYPNVLRQAIENGHEIGNHSWNHPLLTKMNTKKALKEFQDTDNLIKKVTGVEPTLIRPPYGAIQLELKKELDKEIVLWNIDPEDWKHPSKKKIVDKVMKAASDESIILMHDIYEKSADAAVEIIEKLTKEGYQLVTISQLRAVQEERNSN